The Lycium ferocissimum isolate CSIRO_LF1 unplaced genomic scaffold, AGI_CSIRO_Lferr_CH_V1 ctg1402, whole genome shotgun sequence genome has a segment encoding these proteins:
- the LOC132042200 gene encoding uncharacterized protein LOC132042200, with the protein MGDRMHQFVSGLGPHLIKDYFTASLQEGMDISRIQAHAQNLEEQQQQHRGERDIDRGHSKRARSVGASQSLKVSLIVSGSQFEGDPGQRKLLLPRCSQCDILHSGQFYRGSDACYAYGQIGHMMPDCPSMSGRGGAQPTGSAAGSSSSVHPVGQTP; encoded by the exons atgggagaccggaTGCATcaatttgtgagtggcttagggccacatttgatcaaaGATTACTTTACAGCTTCACTCCAAgaagggatggatatttctcgtattcaggctCACGCTCAGAACTTGGAAGAGCAGCAGCAACAGCACAgaggtgagcgtgatattgatagagggcatagtaagagggccagatctgtcGGTGCTA GTCAGAGTTTGAAAGTTTCTTTGATAGTTTCGGGTTCCCAGTTTGAAGGTGATCCCGGTCAGAGGAAACTACTGTTAccacgatgcagccagtgcgatATTTTACATTCGGGTCAGTTTTATCgaggctcagatgcttgttatgcctatGGTCAGATTGGGCACATGATGCCAGATTGTCcctcgatgagtggtagaggtggggctcagcctacaggatcagcaGCCGGTTCTTCTTCATCCGTGCACCCTGTAGGGCAGACTCCCTAG